The window TTCACTTGGACAAGAATCCCGGTGCGCTTCAATCGCAAGACGCGCATGGTCCATGCCTTTCGTGGCGCTGGCTCGAAAGGCGTTATCTCAGTTCCCTGGGACAAAGCCTTCTTCTTCATCGAACAGCGTCCGAAAGACCCGATTTCGCGTGGAACCCCATATGGACTGCGCTGCCACGTGCTCGACGATGGGGGGCAGGTGATGCAGTCGTTCTCGGTCGGCCGACGCGTGTACACAATTGACGACGAGTCAACAGAAAATGGGCGCTCCATCGTGCATGGGTTAAACGACCAGTTCGAGTTCATTCGCCGTTACATGGAGGGTGGCCCCTCTGCCGTGCCCGCCCCAGAGTTGGTTCCAACTGAAGTCTCACTCCGGAATAGCGGCAACCTATACTTCCGCACTGACAGGAAACTACTCGCCGAAGGCAATGTGGTCGCCACGCTGCTTGTCTGGCTGCTCAAGCCATTTATTGCACTTACCGTGGTGTTGCACTACACCGGCATGCGCACGAGCCGCGAGCCGGTCTGGCCCGCGGACATCGATGCCAGCCCGATGTCGCTAGCAAAGACCTAATCAACGGACTCAGGATGAAAAAGCCCCTTAACAGTGGCCTCGTTCTGGCGGCATTGCTTGCACTTGGCGCCTGTCACAGCTCATCGGACAGCCCGCTTGCCCGTGCGGCCGCGGCGATGGCAAAAACCGAGGCGCCACGCGACGCCCAATGGGTCAAACTCGATAGTAGCGACAAGGTCGTGCAGGAGTGCTCCATCAAGTTCCCCGAGTCCGGCGAACCGTGGACGGGGCGTCTTGCGCTCAAACAGGGTGAATACGCCATTCACGCACGACTTGAGCAGGACGGAACGAGTGGTGTTTGGTCGTCTGGTGAGGTGTGGTCGGACGCAAAGACCGACCTCGGCAAAGATACCGTTGACGAGAACGTGCTACGTACGCGCCTGCACAATTGTGTTGCGCATACCATGGCGCTGGGCATGCTCGCGAGCACCGTAGGCCCGGACAGCCCCGTTGTTGCTGCACTACGCGAGCAGGAGCGGCAGGAAATCGACGCTGCTCGAACTCGAGCAGCGTCGAGCAAGACCGCGAACTAGTTCGGCGGATTTCCAACCCAACGGAGTCTCGCATATGAGCCGCAAATTCATTCTTAAAGACGACAAGACTGACCACGACGGTGTGGTGCTCGATGGCATCGCGGGCTCATCGTTTGATGGCCGGCCGCTTGCGTATCTTGGCGCGCCTGTCCAATGCCACACATGCAAGTCCGAGGGGACCATCATCACAGACGGTGCACCTCATACGATGTCGGTCATGAGCAAACAGGTAGCGTTGGAAGGCGACTTGTGCCAATGCAAGTGTGATCCGCTGCCGAAGCTGATTGCGTCGCAGGCGACGGGAACATTGTCGAGCTGACGACGGCTGCCGGCTTTGGCGTCGGCGTGCTCGCAATCACGCCAGCTCCAAAGCCTCACGCAACACCCCCCTACCGCCCCACCCGAAACTCAATCCTTCGATTTCTCGCTCTCCCATCCGCCGTATCATTCGAAGCAATCGGCTGATCCGGCCCAACTCCCATCGTCGCCATCGATTGCGGCGCAATCCCCTGCGTAACGAGATACCCCTTCACCGCATCCGCACGCGCCTGACTCAGCGCAATATTCGAAGACCGATTCCCCGAGTTATCGGTATGCCCGATGATCTCAACGGACTTCCCCGGCATCTTCGAAAGCACCGCCGCCATTTGATTGAGAATCGCGCGGCCTTCGGGCGCCAGCGTCGCGCTACCGGTTTCAAATTCGATCGTGCGATTCGCGAGCGTCTGATCGAGCAGCCCCTGTTCCGAAGCAGAAACACGCAAGCCATTGCGAATCGTATAAGTCGGATTCAACGCATTGGCCATATCGCTAGCAATCTGCTGCCGCTGCGCTTCGTTGTTCACTTCGCCCTTCACGTCGATCGACGTGCCGTCGATCTTCAACTGCCCCTTGCTGATCTGCTTGAGCTGCGGCCCGATCAGCTTCTGCACGTTCCCTGCCCAGTTCGCTGGCGTCGAGACGTTGCCCACTTCGATCTGATCGACCACGTTCGCGGCGCCATACGTATCGCGCAGACGCTGAAGCACGGCATCGCGCGTCGCTTCGTCCGGCACCTTGCCGCTCACGACCACCTGCCCAGGCGTCGCATTGGCCGTGGGCGGCGTGTACGAACTCGCGGCGCGATTACCCGCAGGCGCAGGAGCAACCGCATTCGACCCACCCGCCGAATTCGAAGCACCTGACGCCGGCAGAACCGTCATCTTGACCGTGATGCCACTGTTATCAATCGGCGTAACAGTCGCAGGCCCGGCGTTGTCGGCAAGCGCCGACCCATTCGCAGCAAAACAAGCCAGCAACACCGCCACCGCAAGCGAATGCCGCTTACCCAACCGTGAAAAATTCATCATCGCCATCGCATCAAGCCCCAACAAACGCTTCGCGGAACGTGTCGATGCCGACACGCAACGAGAGCTGCGGTTGTTCAAGATAGCTGACGAGCTTGCTGATTCCATGATCGTTTTGTGCGTGGTCGTCGATCCATTCGGGATCGTCGATGTCGATGTTGTGCGCGGCGTATGCCTGCGGGTCGAGGACGCTGTGCAGCGTTTTCGCGGACGCGCCGTTGAAGCCGACGATGAGCCGTTCGCGCTCGGCGATCGTGCCAATGAAAATCGCGAGTTCAAAATCGGCCTGCGAGACGAACGGCGCGATCAACTCGAGCCAGAACGCAGCGACGAGGCTGCGATAGAACGTGTCGTTCGGCAGCGGCAGCGTGAGGCCGCGTTCGAGATGCGAGGACTTGCTCTGCATCACGGGCCTGAGCAGCGAGCCCAATGCGAGCATCGCGCCACGCAAGCGCACCGGATGGCCGCTCGCGAGCAGCATCTGTTCGAGGCCCGCCATCGTCTGATGATCGACGAAATCGGCGAACGTGCCGTCGTGCGGATTGGCGGGCCCGCCCACGTCGATCGGCACCTGCGTTTCGCCGAGCGCCTGCAGCGCCGCCGTCGGTTCGGCTTCATCGAGCAGCGAGCGCATCTGCGTTGCAGCACGCCCCCATAGCCGCGCGAACGCGAGCGGGCTGCGCGCGAGGAACGGCAGCGGCCGGTCGACTTCGAGCGCGGTCGCGGCGAGGAACGGGAAGCGCCGCGACGACACGTCGTGGCTCGCCATGATGTGCCCCGCGATCGCGAGCTTGCTCTGTGAGCCGAGGAACGCGAAGTGCATCGGCTTCGAGTTCTCGTAGACGATCTTCCAGCGCGGATCGTCGGCGAGCAGTTCCATCGCCTGCGCGACCCAGCGGTCGAGCGTCTGCAAGAGCTGCGGGTTGTGCGCGCTCTTCACAAAATCGCCGCGCGAAGGGAGCTTGCCGAAGTAGGCGAGTTGCGCCTGAACCGATTGCGTCATTGCGCACCTCCAGTGTTGCCGGCCGCCGGGGCGGCCGGCGCGTTCGCGGTCGCCGAGACGTTCACCGGCGTGCCTGTTTGTGCGTTTGCGGCGGCGCTGGCGCCGGCGAGCGCGCTCGAAGCGCCGCCGACGTTGCCGCTCGCGATCGCGAGCGCGGCGTTCGCCGCGCCGATATCGGCCACCGACGACGGCAGCTTCAAGCCACGCAGGCTCTGCTGCTGCGGCTGGTCGCTGCTGCCGCCGCCGGTCGGCTGCGACGTGCTGATGATCCGCATCGACAGCGCGACCGTCACGTTGCCCTGCGTCCACGACAGATCGAACGTGCCGTCCGGACGGCGCTTGCGCTGCGCCGAGTTGATGAGCTTCTCCAAGCCGTAGCGGCCCGGCTCGTTGACGAGCTGGATCGTGCGGCCGTCGAACGTCGTCGCGGACAGCGTCGCGCCCGGCGTGCCTTGCGGATTCGGCCACACGAAGTTGGTCCACTGCGGCGGCGTGTTGCGGTAGCGCAGCTGCTGGCCGTCGATCGCGATCGTGTACTCGGTCGTGCCGGTGCTCGGCTCCGGCAGGATCTGGAACACCGTCTGCGGCTCGGACGATCCGCCGCCGCCTGCACCGCCACCGGCCGCGCCGCCCGCGAGCGGTGCGACCCAGCGTGCAAAGCCGGTCGTGAAGTCCGGCGTGAGCGTCAAGCCCATGTCGCCCCAGGTGCGCGCGGTGAGCGTGTCGCCGCGGCGCACGGCGAGCGGCCCGAGCGTCGTGTTGACGAACTTCGCGACCGAGCCGTCCGGCCCGAACACCTGCGCGATTTCGCCCGCGCCGGCCTCGACCTTCGCGTCGCTCGCAAACGGATACTTGTTCGCGAGCGAGCCCTGGAACGGCTGGTACACCTGCGCGTTCCACACCTTGTTCACTTCGGCGCTGGCGGGCTGGATCACGACCGCGAACGCCTGCATCAGCGGCCGCACGAGCAGCGGTCGCAGCGCCTTGCGTTGCGAATCGGTGAGGCCCGTGAGCATTTGCTCGTCGACGAGCTTGAGCGAATCGGCGAGTTCGGAGCCGTTGCCGTCGAGCGTCTGCTGCATCAGCTCGCGCGCGCCCGGCCCCGGGTCGCCCTGGTTCTTCAGCACGTTAAAGCGCGTGCGGACCTTCGAGAGCGAATCCATGTAGCCGCGCAACAGCGAGTTGCCGTCTTGCGTCGCGACCACGCGTGCGAGCCCCGAGAACTGCTGGCCGATCGGACCCACGCCCAGCTCGACCGGATTGCCGTTGATGTCGATGTTCGCGGCAACCGTGCCCGACGGTGCGCGCGAGAACAGGTTCTTGAACCAGTTCGTCACGCCGCCTTGCACGCTCTTCAAAGCCGAGTTCGCGAGCGCGGGGTTGTCCCACGAGGTCTGGTCGTAAGCCGTTTGGAGCACCTTCTTGATCGGCGAATCTTGCGGATCGCCCAGGCGGTTCATCGCATCGACCGCCTGATTGAAGCTGCCGAAGCTCTGCACGGCGATGCCCTGCATGAACTTCTGCCAGTGCTGCGCGTACTCGTCCTTGTACATGCCGACGAGCGCCTTCTGGATCTGCTCCGGGCTGCCTTCCAACGTCAGGTCGTCTTGCGATGCCGTGTTGAGCACCCAGTCCTTCGCTTGCAGTTCCTTCGTCGCGGCGTCGCGGATCGCGGG is drawn from Trinickia violacea and contains these coding sequences:
- a CDS encoding DUF6708 domain-containing protein — protein: MAWDGIVWVKLRRQLNDEERARQLKVNAVVSTKAQDDFSVFEMNDIFLETTNAAYAQRGTLTYGCIFIFAIGVLFVCGMIWAVLNPPPNTSGAELILAMAFVVCFMLFGLGIIFVSLWGFHQENFTWTRIPVRFNRKTRMVHAFRGAGSKGVISVPWDKAFFFIEQRPKDPISRGTPYGLRCHVLDDGGQVMQSFSVGRRVYTIDDESTENGRSIVHGLNDQFEFIRRYMEGGPSAVPAPELVPTEVSLRNSGNLYFRTDRKLLAEGNVVATLLVWLLKPFIALTVVLHYTGMRTSREPVWPADIDASPMSLAKT
- a CDS encoding PAAR domain-containing protein, which translates into the protein MSRKFILKDDKTDHDGVVLDGIAGSSFDGRPLAYLGAPVQCHTCKSEGTIITDGAPHTMSVMSKQVALEGDLCQCKCDPLPKLIASQATGTLSS
- a CDS encoding OmpA family protein; protein product: MNFSRLGKRHSLAVAVLLACFAANGSALADNAGPATVTPIDNSGITVKMTVLPASGASNSAGGSNAVAPAPAGNRAASSYTPPTANATPGQVVVSGKVPDEATRDAVLQRLRDTYGAANVVDQIEVGNVSTPANWAGNVQKLIGPQLKQISKGQLKIDGTSIDVKGEVNNEAQRQQIASDMANALNPTYTIRNGLRVSASEQGLLDQTLANRTIEFETGSATLAPEGRAILNQMAAVLSKMPGKSVEIIGHTDNSGNRSSNIALSQARADAVKGYLVTQGIAPQSMATMGVGPDQPIASNDTADGRARNRRIEFRVGR
- the tagF gene encoding type VI secretion system-associated protein TagF, with protein sequence MTQSVQAQLAYFGKLPSRGDFVKSAHNPQLLQTLDRWVAQAMELLADDPRWKIVYENSKPMHFAFLGSQSKLAIAGHIMASHDVSSRRFPFLAATALEVDRPLPFLARSPLAFARLWGRAATQMRSLLDEAEPTAALQALGETQVPIDVGGPANPHDGTFADFVDHQTMAGLEQMLLASGHPVRLRGAMLALGSLLRPVMQSKSSHLERGLTLPLPNDTFYRSLVAAFWLELIAPFVSQADFELAIFIGTIAERERLIVGFNGASAKTLHSVLDPQAYAAHNIDIDDPEWIDDHAQNDHGISKLVSYLEQPQLSLRVGIDTFREAFVGA